One part of the Ursus arctos isolate Adak ecotype North America unplaced genomic scaffold, UrsArc2.0 scaffold_16, whole genome shotgun sequence genome encodes these proteins:
- the NCOA5 gene encoding nuclear receptor coactivator 5 isoform X1, which translates to MNTAPSRPSPTRRDPYGFGDGRDTRRDRSPIRGSPRREPRDGRNGRDARDSRAMRDPRDLRDHRDSRDIRDHRDSRSMRDARDMRDLRDFRDLRDSRDFRDHRDPMYDRYRDMRDSREPMYRRESSYDRYLRMDDYCRRKEDAYFDRYRDSFDGRGPPGPETQSRAKERLKREERRREELYRQYFEEIQRRFDAERPVDCSVIVVNKQTKDYAESVGRKVRDLGMVVDLIFLNTEVSLSQALEDVSRGGSPFAIVITQQHQIHRSCTVNIMFGTPQEHRNMPQADAMVLVARNYERYKNECREKEREEIARQAAKMADEAILQERERGGPEEGVRGGHPPAIQSLLNLLADNRYLTAEETDKIIDYLRERKERLMRSSADSLPGPISRQPLGATSGASLKTQPSSQPLQSGQVLPSATPNPAAPPTSQQELQAKILSLFNSGTVMANSSSASPSVVAGNTQNQNFSTAPNSQPQQRSQASGNQPPNILGQAGSARNMGPRPGAPSQGLFGQPSSRLASASNMVSQRPVSSTGINFDNPSVQKALDTLIQSGPALSHLVSQTTAQVGRPPAPMGSYQRHY; encoded by the exons atgaataCGGCTCCATCAAGACCCAGCCCCACACGAAG AGATCCATATGGCTTTGGAGACGGTCGAGATACAAGACGTGATAGATCCCCAATCCGAGGAAGTCCAAGGAGAGAGCCCAGGGATGGCAGAAATGGCCGGGATGCCCGTGATAGCAGAGCCATGCGAGACCCCCGAGACTTGCGGGACCACAGAGATAGCAGAGACATTCGGGATCACAGAGACAGCAGAAGTATGCGTGATGCTCGGGACATGAGAGACCTTAGAGACTTTCGTGATCTAAGAGACTCTAGGGATTTTCGAGATCACCGGGACCCCATGTACGACAGATACAGAGATATGAGAGATTCCCGAGAGCCCATGTACAG GAGAGAAAGCTCTTATGACCGATACCTGCGAATGGATGACTattgcaggaggaaggaggacgCTTACTTTGACCGCTACAGAGATAGTTTTGATGGACGAGGCCCTCCAGGCCCAGAAACTCAGTCTCGTGCAAAAG AGCGTTTGAAACGTGAGGAACGGCGTAGAGAAGAACTTTATCGTCAATATTTTGAGGAAATCCAGAGACGTTTTGATGCTGAGAGACCTGTTGATTGTTCAGTGATTGTGGTCAACAAGCAGACTAA AGATTATGCTGAATCTGTGGGGCGGAAGGTACGAGACCTAGGCATGGTAGTAGACTTGATCTTCCTCAACACAGAGGTGTCACTGTCACAAGCCTTGGAGGATGTTAGCAGGGGTGGATCTCCTTTTGCTATCGTCATCACCCAGCAGCACCAGATTCACCGTTCCTGCACAGTCAACATCATGTTTGGAACcccacaag AGCATCGCAACATGCCCCAGGCAGACGCCATGGTGCTGGTGGCCCGAAATTATGAGCGCTACAAGAACGAGTGTCGGGAGAAGGAACGTGAGGAGATTGCCAGACAGGCAGCCAAGATGGCCGATGAAGCCATCCTGCAAGAAAGGGAGCGCGGAGGCCCCGAGGAAGGGGTGCGCGGGGGGCACCCTCCGGCCATCCAAAGCCTCCTCAACCTCCTGGCAGATAATAGGTACCTCACTGCCGAGGAGACCGACAAGATCATCGACTACCTGCGAGAGCGGAAGGAGCGCCTCATGAGGAGCAGCGCCGACTCTCTGCCTG GCCCGATTTCCCGCCAACCACTCGGGGCGACCTCGGGTGCCTCGCTGAAGACACAGCCAAGCTCCCAACCGCTCCAGAGCGGCCAAGTGCTCCCCTCTGCTACACCCAATCCAGctgcaccccccacctcccagcaagAGCTTCAGGCCAAAATCCTCAGCCTCTTCAATAGTGGTACGGTTATGGCCAATAGCAGCTCTGCGTCCCCCTCAGTTGTTGCCGGAAACACCCAGAACCAGAATTTTTCCACAGCACCGAACAGCCAGCCTCAGCAAAGATCACAGGCCTCTGGCAATCAGCCTCCAAACATTTTGGGACAGGCGGGATCTGCTCGGAACATGggccccaggcctggggctccTTCCCAAGGGCTCTTTGGCCAACCTTCCAGTCGCCTGGCATCTGCCAGCAACATGGTTAGCCAGAGGCCTGTGTCTTCCACAGGTATCAACTTTGACAATCCAAGTGTACAGAAGGCTCTGGACACCCTGATCCAGAGTGGCCCTGCTCTCTCCCACCTGGTTAGCCAAACCACAGCACAGGTGGGGCGGCCCCCGGCCCCGATGGGATCTTATCAGAGGCATTACTGA
- the NCOA5 gene encoding nuclear receptor coactivator 5 isoform X3, with product MNTAPSRPSPTRRDPYGFGDGRDTRRDRSPIRGSPRREPRDGRNGRDARDSRAMRDPRDLRDHRDSRDIRDHRDSRSMRDARDMRDLRDFRDLRDSRDFRDHRDPMYDRYRDMRDSREPMYRRESSYDRYLRMDDYCRRKEDAYFDRYRDSFDGRGPPGPETQSRAKERLKREERRREELYRQYFEEIQRRFDAERPVDCSVIVVNKQTKDYAESVGRKVRDLGMVVDLIFLNTEVSLSQALEDVSRGGSPFAIVITQQHQIHRSCTVNIMFGTPQEHRNMPQADAMVLVARNYERYKNECREKEREEIARQAAKMADEAILQERERGGPEEGVRGGHPPAIQSLLNLLADNRYLTAEETDKIIDYLRERKERLMRSSADSLPGELRGRAEARFPANHSGRPRVPR from the exons atgaataCGGCTCCATCAAGACCCAGCCCCACACGAAG AGATCCATATGGCTTTGGAGACGGTCGAGATACAAGACGTGATAGATCCCCAATCCGAGGAAGTCCAAGGAGAGAGCCCAGGGATGGCAGAAATGGCCGGGATGCCCGTGATAGCAGAGCCATGCGAGACCCCCGAGACTTGCGGGACCACAGAGATAGCAGAGACATTCGGGATCACAGAGACAGCAGAAGTATGCGTGATGCTCGGGACATGAGAGACCTTAGAGACTTTCGTGATCTAAGAGACTCTAGGGATTTTCGAGATCACCGGGACCCCATGTACGACAGATACAGAGATATGAGAGATTCCCGAGAGCCCATGTACAG GAGAGAAAGCTCTTATGACCGATACCTGCGAATGGATGACTattgcaggaggaaggaggacgCTTACTTTGACCGCTACAGAGATAGTTTTGATGGACGAGGCCCTCCAGGCCCAGAAACTCAGTCTCGTGCAAAAG AGCGTTTGAAACGTGAGGAACGGCGTAGAGAAGAACTTTATCGTCAATATTTTGAGGAAATCCAGAGACGTTTTGATGCTGAGAGACCTGTTGATTGTTCAGTGATTGTGGTCAACAAGCAGACTAA AGATTATGCTGAATCTGTGGGGCGGAAGGTACGAGACCTAGGCATGGTAGTAGACTTGATCTTCCTCAACACAGAGGTGTCACTGTCACAAGCCTTGGAGGATGTTAGCAGGGGTGGATCTCCTTTTGCTATCGTCATCACCCAGCAGCACCAGATTCACCGTTCCTGCACAGTCAACATCATGTTTGGAACcccacaag AGCATCGCAACATGCCCCAGGCAGACGCCATGGTGCTGGTGGCCCGAAATTATGAGCGCTACAAGAACGAGTGTCGGGAGAAGGAACGTGAGGAGATTGCCAGACAGGCAGCCAAGATGGCCGATGAAGCCATCCTGCAAGAAAGGGAGCGCGGAGGCCCCGAGGAAGGGGTGCGCGGGGGGCACCCTCCGGCCATCCAAAGCCTCCTCAACCTCCTGGCAGATAATAGGTACCTCACTGCCGAGGAGACCGACAAGATCATCGACTACCTGCGAGAGCGGAAGGAGCGCCTCATGAGGAGCAGCGCCGACTCTCTGCCTGGTGAGCTACGTGGCAGGGCCGAG GCCCGATTTCCCGCCAACCACTCGGGGCGACCTCGGGTGCCTCGCTGA
- the NCOA5 gene encoding nuclear receptor coactivator 5 isoform X2 gives MRDPRDLRDHRDSRDIRDHRDSRSMRDARDMRDLRDFRDLRDSRDFRDHRDPMYDRYRDMRDSREPMYRRESSYDRYLRMDDYCRRKEDAYFDRYRDSFDGRGPPGPETQSRAKERLKREERRREELYRQYFEEIQRRFDAERPVDCSVIVVNKQTKDYAESVGRKVRDLGMVVDLIFLNTEVSLSQALEDVSRGGSPFAIVITQQHQIHRSCTVNIMFGTPQEHRNMPQADAMVLVARNYERYKNECREKEREEIARQAAKMADEAILQERERGGPEEGVRGGHPPAIQSLLNLLADNRYLTAEETDKIIDYLRERKERLMRSSADSLPGPISRQPLGATSGASLKTQPSSQPLQSGQVLPSATPNPAAPPTSQQELQAKILSLFNSGTVMANSSSASPSVVAGNTQNQNFSTAPNSQPQQRSQASGNQPPNILGQAGSARNMGPRPGAPSQGLFGQPSSRLASASNMVSQRPVSSTGINFDNPSVQKALDTLIQSGPALSHLVSQTTAQVGRPPAPMGSYQRHY, from the exons ATGCGAGACCCCCGAGACTTGCGGGACCACAGAGATAGCAGAGACATTCGGGATCACAGAGACAGCAGAAGTATGCGTGATGCTCGGGACATGAGAGACCTTAGAGACTTTCGTGATCTAAGAGACTCTAGGGATTTTCGAGATCACCGGGACCCCATGTACGACAGATACAGAGATATGAGAGATTCCCGAGAGCCCATGTACAG GAGAGAAAGCTCTTATGACCGATACCTGCGAATGGATGACTattgcaggaggaaggaggacgCTTACTTTGACCGCTACAGAGATAGTTTTGATGGACGAGGCCCTCCAGGCCCAGAAACTCAGTCTCGTGCAAAAG AGCGTTTGAAACGTGAGGAACGGCGTAGAGAAGAACTTTATCGTCAATATTTTGAGGAAATCCAGAGACGTTTTGATGCTGAGAGACCTGTTGATTGTTCAGTGATTGTGGTCAACAAGCAGACTAA AGATTATGCTGAATCTGTGGGGCGGAAGGTACGAGACCTAGGCATGGTAGTAGACTTGATCTTCCTCAACACAGAGGTGTCACTGTCACAAGCCTTGGAGGATGTTAGCAGGGGTGGATCTCCTTTTGCTATCGTCATCACCCAGCAGCACCAGATTCACCGTTCCTGCACAGTCAACATCATGTTTGGAACcccacaag AGCATCGCAACATGCCCCAGGCAGACGCCATGGTGCTGGTGGCCCGAAATTATGAGCGCTACAAGAACGAGTGTCGGGAGAAGGAACGTGAGGAGATTGCCAGACAGGCAGCCAAGATGGCCGATGAAGCCATCCTGCAAGAAAGGGAGCGCGGAGGCCCCGAGGAAGGGGTGCGCGGGGGGCACCCTCCGGCCATCCAAAGCCTCCTCAACCTCCTGGCAGATAATAGGTACCTCACTGCCGAGGAGACCGACAAGATCATCGACTACCTGCGAGAGCGGAAGGAGCGCCTCATGAGGAGCAGCGCCGACTCTCTGCCTG GCCCGATTTCCCGCCAACCACTCGGGGCGACCTCGGGTGCCTCGCTGAAGACACAGCCAAGCTCCCAACCGCTCCAGAGCGGCCAAGTGCTCCCCTCTGCTACACCCAATCCAGctgcaccccccacctcccagcaagAGCTTCAGGCCAAAATCCTCAGCCTCTTCAATAGTGGTACGGTTATGGCCAATAGCAGCTCTGCGTCCCCCTCAGTTGTTGCCGGAAACACCCAGAACCAGAATTTTTCCACAGCACCGAACAGCCAGCCTCAGCAAAGATCACAGGCCTCTGGCAATCAGCCTCCAAACATTTTGGGACAGGCGGGATCTGCTCGGAACATGggccccaggcctggggctccTTCCCAAGGGCTCTTTGGCCAACCTTCCAGTCGCCTGGCATCTGCCAGCAACATGGTTAGCCAGAGGCCTGTGTCTTCCACAGGTATCAACTTTGACAATCCAAGTGTACAGAAGGCTCTGGACACCCTGATCCAGAGTGGCCCTGCTCTCTCCCACCTGGTTAGCCAAACCACAGCACAGGTGGGGCGGCCCCCGGCCCCGATGGGATCTTATCAGAGGCATTACTGA